The sequence below is a genomic window from Anaerocolumna chitinilytica.
AAAGCATTGAATTTTATTTAGGACATGTAATGAAAAGCGATATATGAATTATAATTTTTCAACTTTCGCTTCTTCCCTTGTTACAGTTACCTGATACAAGTCTCCTAAATAATGAATATGAAAGGAGAGTTTGTTCCAGCCTTCCGGCAGTTTTGATTCAGCCTTTAAAACACCGTTTTCAATATGAATTCCGCCAAAACCTTCTACTGCAGTCATGTAGGCGCCGCCACTGGCAGCGGGATGGGTGCCTCCGATATAGATTAGTCCTGCCCACTGCTTTCCGCCGTCCACCAAATCGGCTTTTGCGGATTTGATGAAGAATGGATATGCTTTATCTGCCATATCACATTTGCAGGCAAGCATGGAATACATACAGGCGCTTAGGGAAGAACCGTGCTCTGTTCTTGGTTCATAGTAGGACCAGTTCTTATAAAGGGTATCTTTTTCATATTCACCAGAGAACAGGTTTACCATGGTTACAACGTCTGCCTGCTTTATTACTTTGGTATGGGAAGCAACGCCATATGCTCCTCCCCAATATTCCTTTTCATGAAGGAGTCTTCCCTTTACCTCGGCTACAGTCACATCTTCTAATTGTTCATAGCCATCGAATTGCTCTATGACACCGGTCTTTTCGTCCGGAGCCGGTATATATAAGTGCTTTGCTGCATCCACTAATTTTTCATGGAGTTCTTTATTGGCTGTATCCTCTGTATCAGCATACTCTTCCAGCATTCTGAGTGCCGCATCCAGTGTATACTTTGCCATACGGTTGGTATAAGCATTATTATCTACCCTCTCATGGTATTCATCCGGGCCGATAACATCCCATAACTCATAGCAGTCCTTATTTACTCTTTTTACCAAAAGACTATAGTAGAATTTGGCACATTCGATAATGGTCTCTGCTCCGCCCTCTCTTAGCAGATCATCTTTTCCGGTAAACTGAACATACCGCATAATACCGTAAGCAACCGCTGCCGATATATGTATTTGTTTATCCTTAAAGAATGTTCTCATAGGACGTCCGGTAAATACATCGGTTACATTGTAGTCCGAGCAGGCATCATAGCCGCCTTCCTGGCTCTCCCAGGCGTAAAAAGCTCCGTCAAAACCATAGCTTTTTGCCTTTTTCTTCGCTCCGGCTAAGGTATCTATTCGGTATTTTAACAGAGTTTTGGCAACTTCCGGTTCTGTAAACAGGAAGAAGTCTAACATGAACATCTCTGTATCCCAGAACACAGCTCCTTTATAAGTCTGTCCGGACAGCCCTCTTGCTGCTATGGACAGGCTCTTTGAATGTCTGGGGGCAATACAGTGGAGGTGGTATAAGGAATAATTAAGCGCTTCCATTGCCTCATCGTCTCCTTCGATTATTACTTCAGAGACTTTCCATAACTTTTCCCATTTACTGCAGTGTCTGTTTAATAAGGCATCATAACCTTCTGTTTTTGATTGTACTGCAAGAACTTTTGCTTCCGCCTTAAAGTTCTCCGAATCTTTACAGGTATAGATACTGATATATTTATAGAAAATATACTCCCCATTCGCTTTTACCTGGAATTTAAGGTTTCTTACTATCTTTCTGTCATCAACTTTCACATTTTCTTCTGCTGCAAAAGCTGCCGTTAAACTTTCATATACTACAACTTCATCCTTGTTCTCATGAGTAATTCCCAATGTACGGATAACCTCTTCCTCCGTAGCAGCCTCAATGATATCATAATGAGGTCCGTTTATATCCCAGACATCTCCGTCAATTCCCGTAACCACTTCAAGGCTTCCGTCAAAGAAAGGTGTAATCTTAACCTTCAGGCAGATAAGATGCTTCTCATCCATACTGGCAAATCTCTCGGTTTCCAACAGCACATTGCCCTTCACAGTCTGAAAGCTGGTCTGTCGGTGAAAGATTCCGTGTCTGTAGTCCAAAGACATCTTATGGGATATACATTCCTTCTCCGGAAGAGCATATTCTACTCCATCCACAAGAATTCTGGTAAAAAGCCCGTTAGGTGCATTCAGAGGTTCTCTCCATCCATTTCCCACCTGGTCATAGATGCCCGAAAGGTTAACAGCCGGAAACTGCTCTTTCGTAAACTCTTCCAGCGTTCCTCTGATACCCATATAACCATTTCCTGTTAGATATTTATTACCAAGTCCCGTTGCTTTTTCTTCATCAAATCCATTTTCTTCAATATTCCAGTTAATCATAAACTAAGTCCTTTCCTAACGGGCTATAGGAACTACTAGTTCTTCCTGCCCTAAAGTATATGGCTTTTCATAAATCAGAACCTGTATGCCAGAACCTTTCTTGGTGGAAATCTTCATATTATCTTTATCTACTGAAACAAAGAGAACATCCCCCCCAAAATGAATCTTAAAGGAATAACTCTTCCATTCCTTTGGCAGGGCGGGAGCAAAGGTGAGTTCTTTTCCATCTGACCTCATGCCGCCAAAACCGTAGACGATATTCATCCAGGCGGCTGCAATAGATGTAGTATGAAGGCCTTCCCCTGTATTTCTGTTATAGTTATCAAGATCCATTCTGGTAGCGAAACCAAAGAACTTATATGCTTCCTCTTCCTTCTTTAACTGAGAAGCAAGGATGGAATGAACGGAGGGGGAGAGGGAACTCTCATGTATACACCTGGGTTCATAATATTCATAATTGCTCTTTAACTGAGCATCTGTAAAATCTCTGTTATACATCAGCATTAACATCAGAACATCCGGCTGCTTTAACATATCGTTGCGGTATATTCTGTCATAAGTCCAATGATGATACAACGGGAATTCTTCAATCGGTATCTTATCTATATCAATATGAGGAAGGTTAAAATATCCTTCATGCTGTTCAAATATACCTGTTTCTTTCTCATATGGAATGTACATATGCTCGGCAATATTACGGAAATATTCTATCTCTTCTGTGGTAAGACCACGGTCTTTTATAATCTCCTGGTAAATTTCAGCTGCCTTTGCCCCACATCTTGCAAGTACATCAAGAGTATATTCCAGGGTCTTCTTTCCCATATAGTTGGTATAGCAGTTGTTGTTCACCATCATCTGGAATTCATCCGGACCCATTACCCCATAAAAACCATAACGTGTCTTATCTGCACTCCAATCTCCTCTGGTAGCAAGCATTCTGCTTAATTCTATTAAAATAGGAAGTCCTTTTTCAAAGATAAATTCTTCATCACCGGTTATATTCTCATAATGCCAATATCCGTAAGCAACTGCCGTGGAAGCCTGAAGCTGCAGGCTGGCATGCTGCCAAAGAGAACAACACTCTCTTCCGGTAATGGTAGCGATGGGATAGAAAGCACCTTTACAATCAAGAGCTTTTGCTCTCTCCATTGCTTCAGGAAGTGTGAGATATCTAAATTCCAGCAAATGCTTCGCTGCTTCCGTATTATTGAAAATGTAAAAAGGAAGACAGTAGGCTTCTGTATCCCAGAAGGTATTGCCGCTGTATGCTTCACCGGTCAGACCTTTCGCACCGATTATGGTTCCTTTATCAGCGCCATGATAGGTCTGATGCATCTGAAAGATACAAAAGCGAATACCCTGCTGGTTTAATTCGTCTCCCTCAATCGCTATATCAGAATCATTCCAGGTATCCTCCCACCATTTAAGAGTATCCTCTTTTAACTCCTCGTAGCTTAGTGCAGCGAGTATTTTGGAATTCTCAGCACATTTCCCTTGAAATGCATCTTTTTCCTGGCTGGTGGTTCCTTTTCTGCTGATATTTCGAATAAGCTTTGTAAAAGACAGGGTCTTTCCTTCTTCTGCTCGAAGTAAGAATCTTCTTACCAGCTTTTTATCTTCTCTGATATCCGATTTTTCTTCATAGTCGCACTGAAACCGGCAGCTTACGAAAAGGGACTGATCCGTACTTACAGTATTACCAAGCATAGTGATGCCATCTTCTTCAAAGGTGGTATCTGCCACATTCCACATGCTCCTGCCTGTCATATGGTGAATCTGTGTAAAATCAATACCGGAATAAAGGATAACTTCTCCGGAGAAATTAAGTGGTGTTATCTTTATTTTTTGTACCGCTATTTCAGCTTCCTTCATCGAAAGAAACCGCTCGAATTCCAATCTTACTTTCTTGCCGCTCTTTAAAATCCATGTATAACTTCTGGTCAAAATACCGGTCTTTAAATCAAGCACTCTTTCAAAATCCTCAAAAGTACTGGTATTAAGATCCGCACATTCGCCGTCTGCTTCTATTCTTGTATATAACCAGTCAGCAGAATTCACAATGAATTCTGTTCTGCTTATGATTCCTTTGTAGCCAGATTTCTCTAAATCTGCTCCTTCATAAATTCCGTTGAAATAGTTACCAATCAGGCCGTCTCCTGAATATCCTTCGTCAAAGCTGCCTCTGGTTCCCATATATTCATTCCCCAGGGAAAATATTGATTCTGAGACAACTGCATACTCTTTGTCAAAGCCCGTCTCAACTACTCTCCATGGGTCTACTTTATAATAAATATCTGCTGATTTTGCCATACTTAACCTCGTTCCTGCTCATGCTTTTTAACGTATGAGTGAAAGTGCTATTCTTTCCCTCTTAGCCCTTTAATGCTCCTGCTGCTGCACCTTCTGTTATTTGCTTCTGGAATATCGTAAATAAAATAATAGGAGGTATAATAGAAAATGCCACCGCTCTTAGAACATCAACATCAGTGGCTGTGGAAGTTCTAAACATAAACAAACGTACCATAACTGTCTCTTTTCCGGACCCATTCAATATCAGATAAGGTAATAGGAAATCAGACCAGGCAGCATTAATTGCAAAGATAACTACTACCATAACAATAGACTTTGACAGCGGAAGTACAATACTTGCAAAGGTCTTCAGATATCCGCATCCGTCCAATTTAGCCGCCTCAATTAATTCCTTAGGCAAACTTTCAAAAAACTGCTTAAATAATACTACGTAAAACGCATTGGCACCAAAGGAAAGCCATAGCGGTAAAAATGATTGATTCAAGCCAATTCTGTTAATGTTTACAAACAGCGCAACAACGCTTGTTGTAGCAGGAATTAATAAGCTCCACATAACCAGTCCAAAAACTATTTTATGTCCCTTTGGCTTTAGAATTCCGATAACATAAGCAATGAGTCCGTTGAATATAACGGCACTTACTACACTGCCCCCAACAGAAATAAATGAATTCATATAATATCTTGCGAATTTTAAACTTTTCCAGGTCTTTACATAGTTGTCAAAATTAAAACTTGACGGTATAATAGTCGCACTCCTTCTGAACTCTCTGATATCCTTAAAACTTGCGAGAAAAACCCATACAGGAGGAAACAAGGATACTACAATAATTGCAAAGCAAATAATATAAATCGCAATAACTAATGCTTTGGCGCGTTTGGAATGAAGGTCATAGAAACGGACAACGCCGTCTTCTTTTTTTCTGTAATTATCAAAGAACATTCAAACACCCCCTTAATTTTCTTTGGAAGCGGTAATCTTAAAATATAGGCCGCTTAATATAATCAACACGATACTCATCATAACAGACAAAGCTGCTGCCATTGGATAATTGTAATCTCGGAAAGCGTAGTTGTATACCAACTGCATAACGGAGATACTGGCATTGTTTGGTCCGCCGTTGGTCATAACCAGTGGTTCGTAGATTATCTGGAACACAGAGATTATTTGCAGGATAAGTAAAGTCTTGCCCAGAGAAAAGATGCTGGGGACTGTAATGTATCGCATTCTACTTAATATACCCGCGCCGTCTATGGTTGCTGCTTCATATAGCTCGGGGTTAATGTTAGAGATACCCGCCATATAGATTAAGGCGGTAGAACCTGCTCCCTTCCAAGTCATCGCAGCTACGATAAGAGGGATGGTCCATTTCGGATTGGTTAGCCAGATCTGGGGTGCTACCCCGATTTTATCAAGTAATATGTTCAAAACGCCTGTGTTTCCGGGACGAAAAAAGAATCCCCACATAAGTACAGTAGCAAGTCCCGGCATAATATTAGGGAAATATACCCCTATTCTGAAAAAACTTTTGAAATGAGTTGTTTCCGTTATCAGTACTGCCATGATAATGGGAACAATAAATCCAATAATCAAAGACCATAAAATATAAACAAATGTGTTTGAGAATGCCGCAAGAAAATCCGGATGTTTTAATACTTTAATATAATTGGTAAGACCAACAAACTTCTCCAGACGAATTCCTTTTGCAGTGTAAAGGGAGAGTCGGATACTTTCAACCAATGGCTCCCACACAAAAAATGCAAATAACAGGATTGTTGGCAGCATGATAAGCCATCCTGTTAAATCTTTTCTTTTTATCCTACTAGTAGTCTTTGGTGCCTTATTTGCTATGTCATTTTTCGTTTCAGCCACGCTATCTGCCCTCCTTGTAATCATTTTGTCTTATCAGAGCTGATGGGCATCTCATTTAAGATCCCCATCAGCTTATGAAAAATATTTAATTATTATTTATTAACGTTTTCGTCAAGAAGCTTCTGATAGTTATCATTAGCTGTCTTCATAAGAGAAGCAACATCAGCGTTCTTGTCAGTAATAACTGCCTGAAGAACCTTTGTAAGTTCTGAATATAAATCCTGTGCAGAACCGGGCTCTTCTAATCTTAAGTTGCCATCAGTCTTAATGATGTTGAAGTAATCATTGTAAAGGTTCATGTCAACATTGCTGTATTCTTTCTGAACAGCGCTTTCAGCATCAAGAACCTTCTGATCAACCCAGCAAGGGAAACGAGGAATTACAGGAACTCCGCTGTCTTTTTTACTCTGAGCGCCAGCTTTCATACCAGCAATTGCTTCATCGGTAGCAACAGGTGCTTTACCCATAACTTCAAGATAATCAAGAGCTGCATTGATCTGATCAGGAGTAGCATCCTTGGAGAACATGTAAGGAGTACCGCCGGATAAAGAGTACTGTCCGCCAGGACCTGCAGGCAGGGGCACTAAAGCTAACTTGTCAGCAGGAAGTCCGTTAACCTGTGTAGGCTGGTCTACTGCATCATTGGCTGCTATATACATAGCGGCTGTACCTGTTCCTAAGTTTACAAAACCAGTTCCCCAATCTTCATTGGTAGGATCTGCTGTAAGTACATCATACTGCCATTTTAAAGATTTTACATATTCCATTGCTTTAATAGCCTCAGGAGTATTTACATTAGCAACGAATTTACCATCTTTTTCAAGAGTTAAAGTAGCACCGAAATCCCATGCAAGGTTGCTGAAATGCCAGCCGCCTGCATTATCTTTAGCTAAAAGGCAAAGACCAGCCTGACCTGTTTTATCTTTGATAGTTTTAGCAGTCTGTGCTAACTCATCCCAAGTCTTAGGATACTTCGGATATCCTTTTTCATCAACTAAACCAGCTTCTTCAAAAAGTTCGGTATTTAACATAAGACCAAGAGCATATCCATCACGGGGAATACCATAGATCTTACCATCTTTAGACAACAGGTTAAGGATAGATGGATTCATCGCTGTATCCCAGCCTCTTGCTTTTAATTCATCGGTAATATCAGCAACGAAACCACCGTTGATAAGCTTCTGAGGTTCTGTATACCATGTTTCAAAAATGGTAGGAAGGTTTCCTGATTCTGCAAGAGAAACGAATGTATCTGTTGCATATTTGTAATAAGCAGGAACTACTTCTACATTGGGATGTGTCTCATTGAAAGTCTTTACATAGCCTTCATGAAGCTTAATATCATCTGTCTTTGTATCTTCAGGCCAAATACCAAGTTTTAATTGGATCTTCTCAGCAGGAGTATCTGTTGCTGCTTCCGTAGGAGTTGTTTCTTCTGTAGCTGTCGGTGTTGCGTCATTGGCGCTTGTATTAGCTGTGCTGTTATTCTTCTTGCAGCCAACAAGCATGGTTGCGATTAATAAAAAGCACATAAGCATACTTACAAGTCTTTTAGTTTTTTTCATAAATCTTCCCCTTCCTTATAATTAGGTTCTTATATAGTTTTACGTTAAACCTCTTATGTAAATTAACTTCGTGTTGTTCGTTTAACGTTAAACTAATTATAACAGTTGTATAATTTGTTGTCAATAGGTTTTAAATATATTTTTCTATTGTATATATTGTATGTTGATACTTCTCTGAATAAAGGAAGGTATACTGCATAATTACAATGTATTCCTTACTTTCAACAGCCTAAGCTCTTTTCCGCTTCCAACAAAAAAAGGACTGTTTTCTCAGATAAATGGTCATATGAACCATCACCCTTCAAAACAGTCCTTACTCTTCGCTCTTAATGCACTACCAGGAAATAAATCACAACTAAGATACCCAGTACTATACGATATATACCAAAAGCTTTGAAATCATGTTTCTTAATATATCCCATAAGGAATTTAATTGCCAGTATGGATACGATAAAAGCACTTAGCATACCAAGGATCATTACCAAGACTTCGTTTGTTGTATAGTTCAAGCCAAACTTCAACATTTTGATAAGACTGGCACCAAACATAACCGGAATTGCTAAAAAGAAAGTAAATTCAGCCGCTACTGATCTTGATACACCAATCAATATTGCTCCAAGAATGGTTGCCCCTGATCTGGAAGTTCCAGGTATCAAGGATAACACTTGAAAAATACCAATTATAATCGCAGTCTGATAAGTAATTTCCGCAAGGCTTGTTATTCTGAAATTCCCTCTGCTATTACGTTTTTCAATGAAGATGAAAAGAACACCATAAACAATCAGCGTAATTGCCACTGTTATGTAGTTGTAAAACAAAGCATCAATTTTATCATCATAGAGTATGCCGATTACCCCTGCAGGAAGCACTGCTACGACAATTTTAAACCACATATTCATAATATCCCATTTAATGAAGGGCTTATTTTTATTCTTTAGTTGAAAAGGGAATATTTTATTCCAATAGAGAACAAGGACCGCTAAAATTGCTCCTAGCTGAATAACCACACGGAACATTTCCATAAATTCCTTGCTTACCTTTAAAGGCATTAACTGCTCCACTAAAATCATATGCCCTGTGCTGCTGATAGGAAGCCATTCTGTAATACCTTCCACAATCCCGTAAAAAATAACTTTTAAAATCTCAAAAAAATCCATTTCTTAACCTTACCTTGCCTTCCTCCTTATTTGGACTCTTACATATAAGTCAGTCCATATGATAGTCTGGTATATTATAGCATATATTAATCCATTCTAACAGGGTTAAGTATTGAAATTATTCTTAATACTTTTTAAGTTTTTACTTAATATTATCGCTAGAGAACTATACACTTTAGGCAGTCCTTCATAAGTTTTCTTCTCTTTATATATCTGCTCTAAT
It includes:
- a CDS encoding glycosyl hydrolase family 65 protein, which produces MINWNIEENGFDEEKATGLGNKYLTGNGYMGIRGTLEEFTKEQFPAVNLSGIYDQVGNGWREPLNAPNGLFTRILVDGVEYALPEKECISHKMSLDYRHGIFHRQTSFQTVKGNVLLETERFASMDEKHLICLKVKITPFFDGSLEVVTGIDGDVWDINGPHYDIIEAATEEEVIRTLGITHENKDEVVVYESLTAAFAAEENVKVDDRKIVRNLKFQVKANGEYIFYKYISIYTCKDSENFKAEAKVLAVQSKTEGYDALLNRHCSKWEKLWKVSEVIIEGDDEAMEALNYSLYHLHCIAPRHSKSLSIAARGLSGQTYKGAVFWDTEMFMLDFFLFTEPEVAKTLLKYRIDTLAGAKKKAKSYGFDGAFYAWESQEGGYDACSDYNVTDVFTGRPMRTFFKDKQIHISAAVAYGIMRYVQFTGKDDLLREGGAETIIECAKFYYSLLVKRVNKDCYELWDVIGPDEYHERVDNNAYTNRMAKYTLDAALRMLEEYADTEDTANKELHEKLVDAAKHLYIPAPDEKTGVIEQFDGYEQLEDVTVAEVKGRLLHEKEYWGGAYGVASHTKVIKQADVVTMVNLFSGEYEKDTLYKNWSYYEPRTEHGSSLSACMYSMLACKCDMADKAYPFFIKSAKADLVDGGKQWAGLIYIGGTHPAASGGAYMTAVEGFGGIHIENGVLKAESKLPEGWNKLSFHIHYLGDLYQVTVTREEAKVEKL
- a CDS encoding glycoside hydrolase family 65 protein; translated protein: MAKSADIYYKVDPWRVVETGFDKEYAVVSESIFSLGNEYMGTRGSFDEGYSGDGLIGNYFNGIYEGADLEKSGYKGIISRTEFIVNSADWLYTRIEADGECADLNTSTFEDFERVLDLKTGILTRSYTWILKSGKKVRLEFERFLSMKEAEIAVQKIKITPLNFSGEVILYSGIDFTQIHHMTGRSMWNVADTTFEEDGITMLGNTVSTDQSLFVSCRFQCDYEEKSDIREDKKLVRRFLLRAEEGKTLSFTKLIRNISRKGTTSQEKDAFQGKCAENSKILAALSYEELKEDTLKWWEDTWNDSDIAIEGDELNQQGIRFCIFQMHQTYHGADKGTIIGAKGLTGEAYSGNTFWDTEAYCLPFYIFNNTEAAKHLLEFRYLTLPEAMERAKALDCKGAFYPIATITGRECCSLWQHASLQLQASTAVAYGYWHYENITGDEEFIFEKGLPILIELSRMLATRGDWSADKTRYGFYGVMGPDEFQMMVNNNCYTNYMGKKTLEYTLDVLARCGAKAAEIYQEIIKDRGLTTEEIEYFRNIAEHMYIPYEKETGIFEQHEGYFNLPHIDIDKIPIEEFPLYHHWTYDRIYRNDMLKQPDVLMLMLMYNRDFTDAQLKSNYEYYEPRCIHESSLSPSVHSILASQLKKEEEAYKFFGFATRMDLDNYNRNTGEGLHTTSIAAAWMNIVYGFGGMRSDGKELTFAPALPKEWKSYSFKIHFGGDVLFVSVDKDNMKISTKKGSGIQVLIYEKPYTLGQEELVVPIAR
- a CDS encoding carbohydrate ABC transporter permease, which produces MFFDNYRKKEDGVVRFYDLHSKRAKALVIAIYIICFAIIVVSLFPPVWVFLASFKDIREFRRSATIIPSSFNFDNYVKTWKSLKFARYYMNSFISVGGSVVSAVIFNGLIAYVIGILKPKGHKIVFGLVMWSLLIPATTSVVALFVNINRIGLNQSFLPLWLSFGANAFYVVLFKQFFESLPKELIEAAKLDGCGYLKTFASIVLPLSKSIVMVVVIFAINAAWSDFLLPYLILNGSGKETVMVRLFMFRTSTATDVDVLRAVAFSIIPPIILFTIFQKQITEGAAAGALKG
- a CDS encoding carbohydrate ABC transporter permease; the protein is MAETKNDIANKAPKTTSRIKRKDLTGWLIMLPTILLFAFFVWEPLVESIRLSLYTAKGIRLEKFVGLTNYIKVLKHPDFLAAFSNTFVYILWSLIIGFIVPIIMAVLITETTHFKSFFRIGVYFPNIMPGLATVLMWGFFFRPGNTGVLNILLDKIGVAPQIWLTNPKWTIPLIVAAMTWKGAGSTALIYMAGISNINPELYEAATIDGAGILSRMRYITVPSIFSLGKTLLILQIISVFQIIYEPLVMTNGGPNNASISVMQLVYNYAFRDYNYPMAAALSVMMSIVLIILSGLYFKITASKEN
- a CDS encoding ABC transporter substrate-binding protein, with amino-acid sequence MKKTKRLVSMLMCFLLIATMLVGCKKNNSTANTSANDATPTATEETTPTEAATDTPAEKIQLKLGIWPEDTKTDDIKLHEGYVKTFNETHPNVEVVPAYYKYATDTFVSLAESGNLPTIFETWYTEPQKLINGGFVADITDELKARGWDTAMNPSILNLLSKDGKIYGIPRDGYALGLMLNTELFEEAGLVDEKGYPKYPKTWDELAQTAKTIKDKTGQAGLCLLAKDNAGGWHFSNLAWDFGATLTLEKDGKFVANVNTPEAIKAMEYVKSLKWQYDVLTADPTNEDWGTGFVNLGTGTAAMYIAANDAVDQPTQVNGLPADKLALVPLPAGPGGQYSLSGGTPYMFSKDATPDQINAALDYLEVMGKAPVATDEAIAGMKAGAQSKKDSGVPVIPRFPCWVDQKVLDAESAVQKEYSNVDMNLYNDYFNIIKTDGNLRLEEPGSAQDLYSELTKVLQAVITDKNADVASLMKTANDNYQKLLDENVNK
- a CDS encoding undecaprenyl-diphosphate phosphatase, with protein sequence MDFFEILKVIFYGIVEGITEWLPISSTGHMILVEQLMPLKVSKEFMEMFRVVIQLGAILAVLVLYWNKIFPFQLKNKNKPFIKWDIMNMWFKIVVAVLPAGVIGILYDDKIDALFYNYITVAITLIVYGVLFIFIEKRNSRGNFRITSLAEITYQTAIIIGIFQVLSLIPGTSRSGATILGAILIGVSRSVAAEFTFFLAIPVMFGASLIKMLKFGLNYTTNEVLVMILGMLSAFIVSILAIKFLMGYIKKHDFKAFGIYRIVLGILVVIYFLVVH